The following are encoded in a window of Bacteroidota bacterium genomic DNA:
- a CDS encoding DoxX family protein yields the protein MKTIYNNAVNILGSLKDIPLLIIRLVLAYGFYEPAMMKVNNIDGIVEWFESMGLPFARLNAYMATGTEFAGFILLTIGLLTRAISIPLIIVMIVAIKTVHLTNGFQAGNNGFEIPLYYMIMLFTLLIYGPGKFSIDKVLKIK from the coding sequence ATGAAAACTATTTATAATAATGCTGTAAATATATTAGGATCTTTAAAAGATATTCCTCTTTTAATAATAAGACTGGTTCTGGCATACGGATTTTACGAGCCGGCAATGATGAAAGTAAATAATATTGATGGAATTGTAGAGTGGTTCGAAAGTATGGGCTTACCATTTGCAAGATTAAACGCATATATGGCTACAGGGACAGAATTTGCAGGTTTTATACTACTGACTATAGGCCTACTTACCAGAGCCATATCAATTCCTCTGATTATTGTAATGATAGTAGCTATTAAAACTGTGCATTTAACAAATGGATTCCAGGCAGGGAACAATGGTTTTGAAATTCCACTATATTATATGATAATGTTATTTACCCTTTTAATATACGGTCCGGGAAAATTTAGTATTGATAAAGTGCTTAAAATAAAATAA